One Halofilum ochraceum genomic window carries:
- the gloB gene encoding hydroxyacylglutathione hydrolase: MPQPIAIPALSDNYVWLIRSDHGSNCAIVDPGEAGPVIEAIRREGLDPVAVLITHRHHDHVGGLKEIRSAWPDIPVYGPASEPVDGVTEAVEDGARVELEGLDLELDVIATPGHTLGHVVFHGGGLLISGDTLFAGGCGRVFEGTNDQMHASLERLSELPRQTVCCCGHEYTLANLEFALAVEPDNAALVQRQHDARALRDAGRPTVPFELGDELRTNPFMRCQEPTVHQAAEAHAGRELETPAEVFGVLRDWKNDF, encoded by the coding sequence ATGCCGCAACCGATCGCCATCCCCGCCCTGTCGGACAATTACGTCTGGCTGATCCGATCCGACCACGGCAGCAACTGCGCGATCGTCGATCCCGGCGAAGCCGGCCCCGTGATCGAGGCGATCCGCAGGGAGGGCCTGGACCCCGTGGCGGTCCTGATTACCCACCGCCACCATGACCATGTCGGCGGTCTGAAGGAGATCCGTTCGGCCTGGCCCGACATCCCCGTCTACGGCCCCGCCAGCGAACCGGTCGACGGCGTCACGGAAGCGGTCGAGGACGGCGCCCGGGTGGAACTGGAGGGGCTCGACCTCGAGCTCGACGTGATCGCGACGCCGGGGCACACGCTGGGCCATGTCGTGTTCCATGGCGGGGGCCTGCTGATCTCCGGCGATACGCTGTTCGCTGGGGGCTGTGGGCGCGTCTTCGAAGGCACGAACGACCAGATGCACGCGTCGCTGGAACGACTGTCCGAACTGCCCCGCCAGACCGTCTGCTGCTGCGGGCATGAATACACGCTGGCGAACCTGGAGTTCGCTCTTGCCGTGGAACCGGACAACGCGGCCCTGGTCCAGCGCCAGCACGATGCCCGGGCCCTGCGCGACGCGGGCCGGCCCACGGTCCCCTTCGAACTCGGCGACGAACTGCGTACCAATCCCTTCATGCGCTGCCAGGAACCGACCGTCCACCAGGCCGCCGAGGCCCACGCCGGCCGCGAACTCGAAACCCCGGCCGAGGTATTCGGGGTCCTCCGCGACTGGAAAAACGACTTCTGA